Proteins from a single region of Lelliottia sp. JS-SCA-14:
- a CDS encoding protein-disulfide reductase DsbD family protein, which translates to MHAYLRQLLICLLWLWLPVSQAADSGWLRAADNDHASVRLRADAQQKGDTRLLLDVSLEKGWKTYWRSPGEGGIAPAIKWQTPLEMDWRWPVPQRFEVAGISTQGYDGKVSFPITLRGAMPEKLAGVLTLSTCSNVCILTDYPFVLDLTVPADPQFSYDFSRALGTLPLKEGLTSQLSAGFGGEKLTVTATREAGWQNPELFIDTLADTDFGKPVYRVDGQTLTATLPVSDGWGDAAPDLRGKTLSLVLADSGQAQESRVTVGETQSSAAPLSLGWILLMALAGGLILNVMPCVLPVLAMKLGSIVQASTTHRRVVRQQFMASAAGIVTSFLALALMMTALRLSNQALGWGIQFQNPWFIAAMVLVMVGFSASLLGLFEIRLSSGFSTFLATRGGNGLVGHFCQGAFATLLATPCTAPFLGTAVSVALVAPLSLLWGIFLVMGIGMSLPWLLIAAWPGLALRLPRPGRWMNVVRIILGLMMLVSGLWLASLLAVHIGPLPTQAFSALLVIALLLATLWRWGWRVALWSTLVAIVALAMTLVLLRTGHTGLTKDRIAWQPLSEKAITAALADNKRVFVDVTADWCVTCKANKYNVLLRDEVQDALSAQDVVALRGDWSRPSETIGQFLRARQSAAVPFNQIYGPGLEQGRVLPPLLDRDDVLQTLTDAKGK; encoded by the coding sequence ATGCACGCATATTTAAGGCAGCTTCTGATCTGCCTGCTTTGGCTATGGCTGCCCGTCAGTCAGGCCGCCGACAGCGGCTGGCTGCGCGCCGCGGATAACGATCACGCCAGCGTTCGCCTGCGGGCCGACGCTCAGCAAAAGGGCGACACGCGCCTGCTGCTGGACGTCAGCCTGGAGAAAGGCTGGAAAACCTACTGGCGATCGCCGGGAGAAGGCGGCATTGCGCCCGCCATCAAATGGCAAACCCCGCTGGAGATGGACTGGCGCTGGCCGGTGCCGCAGCGTTTCGAGGTGGCAGGGATTTCGACTCAGGGTTATGACGGCAAGGTCTCTTTCCCCATCACTCTGCGCGGCGCAATGCCCGAGAAACTGGCGGGCGTGCTGACGCTCTCCACCTGCAGCAACGTCTGCATCCTGACGGACTACCCCTTCGTGCTGGATCTCACTGTGCCCGCCGACCCGCAGTTCAGCTACGACTTCAGCCGCGCGCTGGGCACGCTGCCGCTCAAGGAAGGGCTGACTTCGCAACTGAGCGCCGGTTTCGGTGGCGAAAAGCTGACTGTCACCGCCACCCGCGAGGCGGGCTGGCAAAACCCCGAGCTGTTTATCGACACCCTCGCGGACACGGATTTTGGCAAACCGGTTTACCGGGTTGACGGCCAGACTCTGACCGCAACGCTGCCCGTCAGCGACGGCTGGGGCGATGCCGCACCGGATCTCAGAGGCAAAACCCTGTCGCTGGTGTTAGCCGACAGCGGCCAGGCGCAGGAGAGCCGGGTGACGGTGGGGGAGACTCAATCCAGCGCCGCCCCGTTATCCCTTGGCTGGATCCTGCTGATGGCGCTGGCCGGAGGGCTGATCCTCAACGTCATGCCGTGCGTACTCCCGGTGCTGGCGATGAAGTTGGGCAGCATCGTGCAGGCCTCAACGACCCATCGCCGCGTCGTGCGTCAGCAGTTTATGGCCTCGGCCGCCGGGATTGTGACCTCGTTCCTTGCCCTCGCGCTGATGATGACCGCCCTGCGCCTCAGCAATCAGGCGCTGGGCTGGGGCATCCAGTTCCAGAACCCGTGGTTTATCGCGGCAATGGTGCTGGTGATGGTGGGCTTCAGCGCCAGCCTGCTGGGACTATTTGAAATCCGCCTCTCCTCCGGTTTTTCAACGTTTCTCGCCACGCGTGGCGGGAATGGTCTAGTGGGCCATTTCTGTCAGGGGGCTTTTGCGACGTTGCTGGCGACACCCTGTACCGCGCCGTTCCTCGGCACGGCGGTGTCGGTGGCGCTGGTCGCTCCGTTGTCGCTGCTGTGGGGGATCTTCCTGGTGATGGGGATCGGCATGAGCCTGCCGTGGCTGCTGATCGCCGCCTGGCCGGGGCTGGCGCTGCGCCTGCCGCGTCCGGGGCGCTGGATGAACGTCGTGCGGATAATCCTTGGGCTGATGATGCTCGTGTCAGGCCTGTGGCTTGCCAGCCTGCTCGCTGTCCACATCGGGCCACTGCCGACGCAGGCGTTTAGCGCGCTCCTCGTCATCGCGCTGCTGCTCGCCACGCTGTGGCGCTGGGGTTGGCGGGTGGCCTTGTGGAGTACGTTGGTCGCGATCGTGGCGCTCGCCATGACTCTTGTGCTACTGCGCACCGGCCACACGGGGCTTACGAAAGATCGCATTGCCTGGCAGCCGCTCAGCGAAAAAGCCATCACCGCTGCGCTGGCGGACAACAAAAGGGTGTTTGTGGATGTCACCGCCGACTGGTGCGTGACCTGTAAAGCCAACAAATACAACGTCCTGCTGCGCGACGAGGTGCAAGACGCCCTCAGCGCGCAGGACGTGGTAGCCCTGCGCGGTGACTGGAGCCGTCCGTCAGAGACCATCGGCCAGTTCCTCCGCGCGCGCCAAAGCGCCGCCGTCCCCTTTAACCAAATTTATGGCCCCGGACTCGAGCAAGGCCGCGTCTTGCCGCCGCTGCTGGACCGCGATGATGTGCTCCAGACCCTGACCGATGCCAAAGGAAAATAA
- a CDS encoding DsbA family protein: MRILATLLLFCFSTLSFAAEPDLENLLWNDPDTPAMGAEKPRLTLVSFTDYNCPYCKQFDPELEKIVQKFPDVKLVVKLLPFRSESSANSARIALTAWRQQPQQYWDLHHRLMSKKGYHDDASILAAQRKTGTAAIKADEKSGETLQMNLILAQVLGVQGTPATLVGKTMVPGAIPYHDLEALVKEELAKQDAQ, encoded by the coding sequence ATGCGTATTTTAGCCACACTTCTGCTGTTCTGTTTTTCGACTCTGAGTTTTGCCGCCGAACCCGATCTGGAGAATTTGCTCTGGAACGACCCTGATACCCCCGCGATGGGGGCGGAAAAACCACGCCTGACGCTGGTCTCCTTTACCGATTACAACTGCCCGTACTGCAAGCAGTTTGACCCGGAGCTGGAGAAAATCGTGCAGAAATTTCCGGACGTCAAACTGGTGGTGAAACTCCTGCCGTTTCGCAGCGAAAGCTCTGCCAACTCCGCGCGCATCGCCCTGACCGCGTGGCGACAGCAGCCGCAGCAGTACTGGGATCTGCACCACCGGTTGATGTCGAAGAAGGGCTATCACGATGACGCCTCTATCCTGGCCGCGCAGCGGAAGACGGGGACTGCGGCCATCAAAGCGGATGAGAAGAGCGGTGAAACCCTACAGATGAATTTGATTCTTGCTCAGGTGCTGGGCGTGCAGGGCACGCCGGCGACTCTCGTCGGCAAAACCATGGTGCCGGGCGCAATTCCTTACCACGACCTGGAGGCGCTGGTGAAAGAAGAGCTGGCGAAACAAGATGCGCAGTAG
- a CDS encoding protein disulfide oxidoreductase, giving the protein MRSRLARWLREGIVWLLIATAAVVIVDQFRKPELPATFISTPLQTLDGESVDLTKLSQDRPLLVYVWATWCGVCRYTTPSVANMAEEGGNVLTVALRSGEDAALSQWLAKKRYAMPTVNDLKGELAKSWQVQVTPTVLIISHGEVKSVTTGYTSGWGMKLRLWWAGL; this is encoded by the coding sequence ATGCGCAGTAGACTCGCGCGCTGGCTGCGCGAAGGCATCGTCTGGCTGCTGATTGCGACAGCCGCAGTTGTGATTGTGGATCAGTTCCGCAAGCCTGAGCTCCCCGCAACATTCATCAGCACGCCGCTGCAGACGCTGGACGGCGAATCGGTGGATCTGACGAAGCTGAGCCAGGATCGACCGTTGCTGGTGTACGTCTGGGCGACCTGGTGCGGCGTGTGCCGCTACACCACGCCGTCGGTGGCGAACATGGCGGAGGAGGGCGGAAACGTCCTCACCGTCGCGCTGCGCTCCGGTGAGGATGCGGCGCTGAGCCAGTGGCTGGCGAAAAAGCGATACGCGATGCCGACGGTTAACGATCTAAAGGGTGAGCTTGCGAAAAGCTGGCAGGTGCAGGTCACGCCGACGGTGCTGATTATCTCGCATGGGGAGGTGAAATCTGTGACTACCGGTTACACCAGCGGCTGGGGCATGAAGCTGCGGCTCTGGTGGGCGGGGTTATGA
- a CDS encoding winged helix-turn-helix transcriptional regulator, translating into MKTSIPTLSEQMRDGNLFAEQCPSRDVLKHVTSRWGVLILVALRQGTHRFSDLRRKMGGVSEKMLAQSLQALEQDGFVDRVSYPVVPPHVEYSLTPLGVEVSEKVADLADWIEVNTPQVLAHRDDRAA; encoded by the coding sequence ATAAAAACGTCAATCCCGACTCTCAGCGAGCAAATGCGCGACGGCAATCTGTTTGCCGAACAGTGTCCGTCCAGGGATGTGCTCAAGCACGTCACCAGCCGTTGGGGCGTGCTGATCCTGGTGGCGCTGCGCCAGGGGACGCATCGTTTTAGCGACCTGCGCCGCAAAATGGGTGGCGTCAGCGAGAAGATGCTGGCCCAGTCGCTGCAGGCGCTGGAGCAGGACGGATTTGTCGATCGCGTGTCGTATCCGGTGGTGCCCCCGCACGTGGAGTACAGCCTGACGCCGCTGGGCGTTGAGGTGAGCGAGAAGGTTGCCGATCTGGCGGACTGGATCGAGGTGAATACGCCGCAGGTGTTGGCCCATCGGGACGACCGTGCGGCGTGA
- a CDS encoding bifunctional 2',3'-cyclic-nucleotide 2'-phosphodiesterase/3'-nucleotidase, whose amino-acid sequence MIKFSATLLATLIAASVQAATVDLRILETTDLHSNMMDFDYYKDTPTEKFGLVRTASLINAARGEVKNSVLVDNGDLIQGSPLGDYMAAKGLKKGDTHPVYKALNTLDYAVGNLGNHEFNYGLDYLHMALSGAKFPYVNANIIDVKTNKPLFTPYLIKETEVVDQDGKKQTLKIGYIGFVPPQIMTWDKANLSGKVTVNDITETARKYVPEMREKGADLVVVVAHSGLSADPYQAMAENSVYYLSEVPGVDAILFGHAHAVFPGKDFASIKGADIEKGTLNGVPSVMPGMWGDHLGVVDLVLNNDGGKWQVTQSKAEARPIYDAAAKKSLAAEDKNILNVLKHDHDATREFVSKPVGKSSDNMYSYLALVQDDPTVQVVNMAQKAYVERFIQGDPDLAKLPVLSAAAPFKVGGRKNDPASYVEVEKGQLTFRNAADLYLYPNTLVVVKATGKEVKEWLECSAGQFNQIDVHSSKPQSLINWDGFRTYNFDVIDGVDYQIDVSQPAKYDGECQTVNPQAERIKNLTFNGKPIDPNAVFLVATNNYRAYGGKFAGTGDSHIAFASPDENRSVLAAWIGEQSKKDGAIHPAADNNWRLAPIQSDTKLDIRFETSPSAKAAAFIKDKAQYPMKNVGNDDIGFAIYQVDLSK is encoded by the coding sequence ATGATTAAGTTTAGCGCAACGCTTCTGGCGACGCTGATTGCCGCAAGCGTGCAGGCAGCGACGGTTGATCTCCGCATTCTGGAAACCACCGACCTGCACAGCAACATGATGGACTTCGATTACTACAAAGATACCCCGACAGAAAAATTCGGACTGGTACGCACCGCAAGTTTGATCAACGCCGCGCGCGGCGAAGTGAAAAACAGCGTGCTGGTCGATAACGGCGACTTAATTCAGGGTAGTCCGCTCGGGGACTACATGGCCGCGAAGGGGTTGAAAAAAGGTGATACTCACCCAGTCTATAAAGCGTTGAATACCCTGGATTACGCCGTCGGCAACCTCGGTAACCACGAGTTTAACTACGGTCTGGATTATCTCCATATGGCGCTCTCTGGCGCGAAATTCCCGTACGTTAACGCCAATATCATCGACGTTAAGACCAATAAGCCGCTGTTTACGCCGTATCTGATCAAAGAGACCGAGGTCGTCGATCAGGACGGTAAAAAACAGACGCTAAAAATCGGCTATATCGGGTTTGTCCCGCCGCAGATCATGACCTGGGATAAAGCCAATCTCTCGGGCAAAGTGACCGTCAACGACATCACCGAAACCGCGCGCAAATATGTGCCGGAGATGCGTGAGAAAGGGGCCGATCTGGTCGTGGTCGTGGCGCACTCGGGTCTTTCTGCCGATCCGTATCAGGCGATGGCCGAGAACTCCGTCTATTACCTCAGCGAAGTGCCGGGCGTTGACGCCATCCTGTTTGGTCATGCGCACGCGGTCTTCCCGGGCAAAGATTTCGCCAGCATTAAGGGCGCGGATATCGAGAAAGGGACGCTGAACGGCGTGCCGTCGGTGATGCCGGGCATGTGGGGCGATCATTTGGGCGTGGTGGATTTGGTGCTGAACAACGACGGCGGGAAATGGCAGGTGACGCAGTCGAAAGCCGAAGCGCGCCCGATTTACGACGCGGCGGCCAAAAAATCGCTGGCGGCGGAAGATAAAAACATTCTGAACGTGCTGAAACACGATCACGACGCCACCCGCGAATTCGTCAGCAAACCGGTCGGCAAATCCTCCGACAATATGTACAGCTATCTGGCGCTGGTACAGGACGATCCAACTGTTCAGGTCGTGAATATGGCGCAGAAAGCCTACGTTGAGCGCTTTATTCAGGGCGATCCGGACCTCGCAAAACTGCCGGTGCTGTCGGCTGCAGCGCCGTTCAAAGTCGGCGGACGCAAGAACGACCCGGCCAGCTACGTGGAAGTGGAAAAAGGCCAGCTGACCTTCCGCAACGCGGCGGATCTCTATTTGTATCCGAACACCCTGGTGGTGGTGAAAGCGACGGGCAAAGAGGTGAAGGAGTGGCTGGAGTGCTCCGCCGGGCAGTTTAACCAGATCGACGTTCACAGCAGCAAGCCGCAGTCGCTGATCAACTGGGACGGTTTCCGCACCTATAACTTTGACGTGATCGATGGCGTGGATTATCAGATTGATGTTTCGCAGCCCGCGAAATATGACGGCGAGTGCCAGACGGTGAACCCGCAGGCGGAACGCATTAAGAATCTGACCTTCAACGGCAAACCGATCGATCCGAACGCGGTGTTCCTGGTGGCGACTAATAACTATCGCGCCTACGGCGGGAAATTCGCCGGAACCGGCGATAGCCATATCGCCTTTGCGTCGCCGGACGAGAACCGCTCGGTGCTGGCGGCGTGGATTGGCGAGCAGTCGAAGAAAGATGGCGCGATCCATCCGGCGGCCGACAATAACTGGCGTCTGGCCCCGATTCAGAGCGATACCAAACTGGATATCCGCTTTGAGACGTCACCGTCCGCCAAAGCCGCGGCGTTTATCAAAGATAAGGCACAGTATCCGATGAAGAACGTCGGTAACGACGATATTGGGTTTGCGATTTATCAGGTGGATTTGAGTAAGTAG
- the cysQ gene encoding 3'(2'),5'-bisphosphate nucleotidase CysQ, with product MLEKICQLARDAGEAIMQVYDGAKPMDVVSKADDSPVTAADLAAHAVILKGLQALTPDIPVLSEEDPQSWDVRQHWQRYWLVDPLDGTKEFIKRNGEFTVNIALIEKGKAVLGVVYAPVLKVMYSAAEGKAWKEECGTRKQIQVRDARPPLVVISRSHSDGEMQEYLHQIGEHQTTSIGSSLKFCLVAEGHAQLYPRFGPTNVWDTAAGHAVASAAGAHVHDWQGKPLDYTPRESFLNPGFRVSIY from the coding sequence ATGTTAGAGAAAATTTGTCAGCTCGCACGGGATGCGGGTGAGGCCATTATGCAGGTCTACGATGGCGCGAAGCCGATGGATGTCGTCAGCAAGGCCGACGACTCCCCGGTGACGGCGGCGGATCTCGCGGCCCACGCTGTGATCCTGAAGGGGCTACAGGCCCTGACGCCGGATATCCCCGTGCTGTCGGAAGAAGATCCTCAGAGCTGGGATGTGCGCCAGCACTGGCAGCGCTACTGGCTGGTGGATCCGCTGGATGGCACGAAAGAGTTCATCAAGCGCAACGGCGAGTTTACCGTCAATATCGCGTTGATTGAAAAAGGCAAAGCGGTGTTGGGCGTGGTCTACGCCCCGGTGCTGAAGGTGATGTACAGCGCCGCAGAAGGTAAGGCGTGGAAAGAGGAGTGCGGGACGCGCAAGCAGATCCAGGTGCGTGACGCGCGACCTCCTCTGGTGGTGATTAGCCGCTCCCACAGCGACGGCGAAATGCAGGAGTACCTGCACCAAATCGGCGAGCACCAGACCACGTCGATAGGATCATCGTTGAAATTCTGCCTGGTAGCGGAAGGGCACGCTCAGCTCTATCCGCGCTTTGGGCCTACCAACGTCTGGGATACGGCGGCAGGCCACGCGGTGGCATCCGCCGCGGGCGCACACGTTCACGACTGGCAGGGTAAGCCGCTGGACTATACCCCGCGCGAGTCGTTCTTAAATCCCGGCTTTCGGGTCTCGATTTACTGA
- a CDS encoding YtfJ family protein — MTLRNILAAACLLLPMMAFAHNIENGQRVPPIGIADRGELILDNDKFSYKPWNSAQLAGKVRVVQHIAGRTSAKEKNATLVEAIKSAKFPHDRYQTTTIVNTDDAIPGSGMFVRSSLESNKKLYPWSQFIVDSNGVTRKAWGLEEESSAIIVLDKAGRVEWAKDGALTQEEVQQVVALLHKLLGQ; from the coding sequence ATGACCCTTCGTAACATCCTGGCCGCAGCCTGCCTGTTACTGCCGATGATGGCCTTCGCGCATAACATTGAAAATGGACAGCGTGTGCCACCGATCGGTATCGCCGATCGGGGAGAATTGATTCTCGACAATGATAAGTTTAGCTATAAACCCTGGAATAGCGCGCAGCTCGCGGGGAAAGTGCGAGTGGTGCAACATATTGCCGGTCGCACCTCGGCAAAAGAGAAAAATGCCACTCTGGTTGAAGCGATCAAGTCCGCAAAATTCCCCCATGACCGCTATCAGACCACCACCATTGTGAACACCGATGATGCCATCCCAGGCTCGGGCATGTTTGTGCGCAGCAGCCTGGAGAGCAATAAAAAGCTCTATCCGTGGTCGCAGTTTATTGTCGACAGCAACGGCGTGACGCGCAAAGCATGGGGGCTGGAAGAGGAGAGTTCAGCGATTATCGTGCTGGACAAAGCGGGCCGCGTTGAGTGGGCGAAAGACGGCGCGCTGACGCAGGAAGAGGTGCAGCAGGTTGTCGCCCTGCTGCATAAATTGCTCGGTCAGTAA
- a CDS encoding DUF1107 domain-containing protein yields MKIFQRYNPLQVAKYVKILFRGRLYIKDVGAFEFDKGKILIPKVKDKQHYSVMSEVNRQVMRLQTEMA; encoded by the coding sequence ATGAAAATTTTCCAACGCTACAACCCGCTTCAGGTGGCGAAGTACGTGAAGATCCTGTTCCGAGGACGGTTGTACATCAAGGATGTTGGCGCTTTCGAATTTGATAAGGGCAAAATTCTTATCCCGAAAGTAAAGGACAAACAGCACTATTCTGTGATGTCCGAAGTCAACCGACAGGTTATGCGTCTGCAAACTGAGATGGCTTAA
- a CDS encoding hemolysin family protein — MLNSILVILCLIAVSAFFSISEISLAASRKIKLKLLADDGNLNAQRVLKMQENPGMFFTVVQIGLNAVAILGGIVGDAAFSPAFYSLFSKYFAPELSEQLSFILSFSLVTGLFILFADLTPKRIGMIAPEVVALRIINPMRFCLYVFRPLVWFFNGLANTIFRLFKLPMVRKDDITSDDIYAVFEAGALAGVLRKQEHELIENVFELESRTVPSSMTGRENVIWFDLHEDEQSLKNKVAEHPHSKFLVCNEDIDHIIGYVDSKDLLNRVLANQSLALNSGVQIRNTLIVPDTLTLSEALESFKTAGEDFAVIMNEYALVVGIITLNDVMTTLMGDLVGQGLEEQIVARDENSWLVDGGTPIEDVMRVLDIDEFPQSGNYETIGGFMMFMLRKIPKRTDSVKFSGYKFEVVDIDNYRIDQLLVTRIDNKPTVLVPKLPDAEEKVSA, encoded by the coding sequence ATGTTAAACAGTATTTTAGTAATACTTTGTCTTATTGCCGTCAGTGCATTTTTCTCGATATCTGAGATTTCGCTGGCCGCCTCCCGCAAGATCAAACTTAAACTGCTTGCCGACGATGGCAATCTCAATGCACAACGCGTCCTGAAAATGCAGGAAAATCCCGGTATGTTCTTTACCGTGGTGCAAATCGGTCTGAACGCGGTCGCCATTCTCGGCGGTATCGTGGGCGATGCGGCCTTTTCTCCGGCTTTTTACAGCCTGTTTTCTAAGTACTTCGCGCCTGAACTCTCCGAGCAGCTGAGCTTTATTCTCTCCTTCTCGCTGGTGACTGGCCTGTTCATCCTGTTCGCGGATTTAACCCCGAAACGCATCGGTATGATTGCGCCAGAAGTTGTGGCTTTGCGCATCATCAACCCGATGCGCTTCTGCCTGTACGTGTTCCGTCCGCTGGTCTGGTTCTTCAACGGCCTGGCGAATACCATTTTCCGTCTGTTTAAGCTGCCGATGGTGCGTAAAGATGACATCACTTCCGATGATATCTACGCGGTGTTTGAAGCCGGTGCGCTGGCCGGTGTGCTGCGTAAGCAGGAACATGAGCTGATCGAGAACGTGTTTGAACTGGAATCCCGTACCGTACCGTCCTCCATGACCGGGCGTGAAAACGTGATTTGGTTTGATCTGCACGAAGACGAGCAGAGCCTGAAAAACAAAGTGGCCGAGCATCCGCACTCTAAGTTCCTGGTGTGTAACGAAGATATCGACCACATCATCGGATACGTCGACTCGAAAGACCTGCTCAACCGCGTGTTGGCGAACCAAAGCCTGGCGCTGAACAGCGGCGTGCAAATCCGCAATACCCTGATTGTGCCGGACACCCTGACGCTCTCCGAAGCGCTGGAAAGTTTCAAAACCGCCGGGGAAGACTTCGCGGTGATCATGAACGAATACGCGCTGGTGGTGGGGATCATTACCTTGAACGACGTGATGACCACGCTGATGGGCGACCTGGTCGGCCAGGGTCTGGAAGAGCAGATCGTGGCGCGCGATGAGAACTCATGGCTGGTGGACGGCGGCACGCCGATTGAAGACGTGATGCGCGTGCTGGATATCGACGAATTCCCGCAGTCAGGCAACTACGAGACCATTGGCGGCTTCATGATGTTTATGCTGCGTAAAATCCCGAAACGTACCGACTCGGTGAAGTTCTCCGGCTACAAATTCGAGGTGGTGGATATCGACAACTACCGCATTGACCAGTTGCTGGTGACGCGCATTGATAACAAACCGACGGTGCTGGTGCCGAAGCTGCCGGACGCGGAAGAGAAAGTGTCGGCGTAA
- a CDS encoding MFS transporter has translation MVKPTERRVGYGVALGYGITDLFGGGAFAIIGTWLLFFYTTYCGLSVLEAGSIFAIARVIDAVLSPIMGYITDNFGDTWLGRKFGRRRFFLLLSSPLMFLYALLWVTDMGYWYYLGTYLSIELLSAMVLVPWETLAAEMTNRYEERSRLSGVRMICSQLGGFLAVSVPGVIMHFTGKDNPFTYTLTGFIFSCVFCLAVFITWRTTWEAKDVHQESDFKIETHRSSGLLNHLKYLVLDLFSAFHIRAFRLHIIIYIFSFTAMDVFGSVFTYYVVYCLSQDAAAVSGWLSIAAFASVPGTYGFMLLLNRLNISPSAALRISYGCIFFVLAFLFAVYYTDTQVPALLFSAVFILLGAARSGLYYIPWNIYSFIPDIDEMVTQQRREGIFAGVMVLTRKSTVALAIMLIGVVLQESGFVKGSGAQPESALYAIIGLMLFATSALLAVSFITTYKFKLTRETHKLLLKEIARRKLGGDYRDCDDRTRVIIKQLTGYEYDEVWGGNAARRPVDNVSLS, from the coding sequence ATGGTCAAACCAACTGAACGCAGGGTTGGTTATGGTGTGGCCCTTGGCTACGGCATAACCGATCTGTTTGGCGGAGGCGCTTTCGCCATTATTGGCACCTGGCTGTTATTTTTTTATACCACCTATTGCGGACTGAGCGTCCTCGAAGCCGGTTCTATCTTTGCCATTGCTCGCGTCATTGATGCCGTATTAAGCCCGATCATGGGCTATATCACCGACAATTTTGGCGATACCTGGCTTGGGCGGAAATTCGGTCGGCGTCGCTTCTTTTTATTACTCAGTTCCCCGCTGATGTTCTTATACGCCCTGCTGTGGGTAACGGACATGGGCTACTGGTATTATCTCGGGACTTATCTGTCGATTGAATTATTGTCGGCGATGGTGCTGGTGCCCTGGGAGACCCTGGCCGCAGAGATGACCAACCGGTACGAAGAGCGCAGCCGCTTGTCCGGGGTGCGCATGATCTGCTCCCAGCTCGGCGGTTTTCTCGCGGTATCGGTGCCGGGCGTGATTATGCACTTCACCGGAAAAGATAATCCTTTCACCTACACTCTTACCGGATTCATTTTCTCCTGCGTCTTCTGTCTCGCGGTCTTTATTACCTGGCGCACGACGTGGGAGGCAAAAGATGTCCATCAGGAGTCCGATTTTAAAATAGAGACCCACCGCAGTAGCGGTTTACTCAATCACCTGAAATATCTGGTGCTGGATCTCTTCTCCGCGTTCCATATTCGCGCCTTCCGCTTACACATCATCATCTATATTTTCTCTTTTACCGCGATGGATGTGTTCGGTTCAGTTTTTACTTATTACGTGGTCTATTGCCTGAGCCAGGACGCAGCGGCGGTATCCGGCTGGCTAAGCATTGCGGCGTTTGCCTCGGTGCCCGGCACCTACGGATTTATGCTGCTGTTAAACCGGCTGAATATTTCCCCGTCGGCGGCACTGCGCATCTCATACGGCTGTATCTTCTTCGTGCTGGCATTCTTGTTCGCCGTCTATTACACCGACACTCAGGTTCCTGCCCTGCTGTTTTCGGCGGTCTTTATTCTGCTGGGCGCGGCGCGTTCCGGGCTGTATTACATCCCGTGGAATATCTACAGCTTCATTCCTGATATTGACGAGATGGTCACCCAGCAGCGTCGGGAGGGGATTTTTGCCGGCGTCATGGTCCTGACGCGCAAAAGTACCGTGGCGCTGGCGATCATGCTGATCGGCGTGGTGTTGCAGGAGTCCGGATTCGTGAAAGGCAGCGGCGCGCAGCCTGAATCGGCGCTGTACGCCATCATCGGTCTGATGCTATTCGCCACCTCCGCGCTGCTGGCGGTGAGTTTTATCACCACCTACAAGTTCAAGCTGACGCGCGAGACCCACAAGCTGCTGCTCAAAGAGATCGCCCGTCGCAAACTGGGCGGCGATTATCGCGACTGCGACGACCGCACCCGCGTGATCATCAAGCAGCTCACCGGCTATGAATATGACGAAGTCTGGGGCGGCAACGCCGCACGGCGACCGGTGGATAACGTCAGTCTCTCCTGA